A region of Thiofilum sp. DNA encodes the following proteins:
- a CDS encoding UPF0149 family protein, protein MDKNTLINTLSRFGQPDPTQRNTDFSALRLTQADAPTLLDLLLYSDELNNQESTWFVTLYAWRALKSLNTPVDITELLTALELYQDHDWALDELPDVVAAAGERALAPTLAYIQDPERDEFLRSLAVEILPLVGHDHPELRATIVEQLTTLLAQQTAETPELNAFLVSALLDLKALESLVVINKAYEDNKVAIAIVGDFEDVEIELGLRTERTKPRENPNKWLNQDDEGLEPPSQAPVPDDIANDDLFDRLQQHLDYYGHEYSIQEVAGLDGLFAAVSCAPKMIMPTEWLAAIWGGEDYMPEFPGQAELTIFVELIMKLFNQTHQHLKETKKFQASFMSTIDENGEQILNVHSWCEGFMRGIVLGQPPLIEAPEMQQMLTPIAIFGTPQGYAKVEQMSDAEVQEWAVQIEPTVLKIRNWAIAHAPKLKPMVNTVKVGRNDPCPCGSGKKYKKCCGAN, encoded by the coding sequence ATGGACAAAAATACACTAATCAATACCTTGAGTCGTTTTGGTCAACCAGACCCCACTCAGCGTAACACCGATTTTTCTGCCCTAAGGCTCACTCAAGCAGATGCACCCACACTGCTAGATTTGCTGCTTTACTCCGATGAGCTAAATAACCAAGAATCCACTTGGTTCGTCACCCTCTACGCATGGCGAGCCTTAAAATCCTTAAATACCCCTGTCGATATTACCGAGTTACTCACCGCACTCGAACTCTATCAAGATCATGATTGGGCATTAGATGAGCTACCTGATGTCGTAGCCGCCGCTGGAGAACGCGCCCTAGCACCGACCTTAGCCTATATTCAAGACCCAGAGCGCGATGAGTTTTTACGGAGCCTAGCGGTCGAGATCCTACCCTTAGTGGGGCATGATCATCCTGAGTTGCGTGCCACGATTGTTGAACAGTTAACCACTCTATTAGCGCAACAAACAGCCGAAACACCAGAGCTCAATGCGTTTCTAGTCAGTGCACTACTGGATTTAAAAGCGCTGGAATCCCTCGTAGTCATTAATAAAGCCTACGAAGACAACAAAGTAGCGATTGCCATAGTCGGTGATTTTGAGGATGTGGAAATTGAATTAGGGTTACGCACCGAGCGCACTAAGCCGCGTGAAAACCCTAATAAATGGTTGAATCAAGACGATGAGGGGCTAGAGCCTCCGTCACAAGCCCCTGTGCCAGATGATATTGCTAATGATGATCTGTTTGATCGTCTGCAACAGCATCTAGATTACTACGGGCATGAATACTCTATTCAAGAAGTCGCGGGTTTAGATGGTCTATTTGCTGCGGTGTCTTGTGCGCCCAAGATGATTATGCCAACCGAATGGTTAGCGGCGATTTGGGGCGGGGAAGATTATATGCCTGAGTTCCCTGGTCAAGCCGAGTTGACTATTTTCGTTGAACTGATTATGAAACTGTTCAATCAAACGCATCAGCATTTAAAAGAGACCAAGAAATTCCAAGCCTCTTTTATGAGCACTATTGATGAGAATGGTGAGCAGATTCTTAATGTGCATAGTTGGTGTGAAGGCTTTATGCGCGGTATTGTGCTGGGTCAACCGCCTCTGATTGAAGCGCCTGAAATGCAACAAATGCTCACCCCCATTGCTATTTTTGGTACACCCCAAGGCTATGCAAAAGTAGAGCAGATGAGTGATGCCGAGGTGCAAGAGTGGGCAGTACAAATTGAGCCTACGGTGCTGAAAATTCGCAATTGGGCGATTGCTCATGCCCCCAAACTTAAACCGATGGTAAATACTGTCAAAGTAGGGCGTAATGATCCTTGCCCCTGTGGAAGTGGCAAAAAATATAAAAAATGTTGTGGCGCTAATTAA
- a CDS encoding COR domain-containing protein, whose protein sequence is MSEEALRRIQEEKKERTGKLDLINCDLAEIPQEIGELLWLETLNISFNRNLYDLLPLKSLSQLQKLYCFDTSVSDLTPIQCLSQLQELDCSNTKITDLSPIQYLSQLKTLHCSNNDIRDLTPIQNLSQLQALYCYSTKITDLSPIQYLSQLKTLHCSNNDIRDLTPIQNLSQLQALYCSNNDIRDFTPIKNLTELKLFSCYSTQVTDLSVLKNLDQLAYLNISETSICDLRHITHLLKEDITLCYNACANYEKLINVSNCPLITPPVEFAKEGRESVLEYFEQIETNAQNLNELKIIFLGEGAAGKTSLIKRIRQESFDPKESQTHGIRIQKTTFQLEDENINAHLWDFGGQEVMHATHQFFLSQRCIYVLVLDSRKDEKAEYWLKHANSFGGNSPVLIVLNKMDENPSFEVNRKVLNEKYSQIKGYFKLSCKNDEGITEFISALKDQMSQAPARRTPFPSTWLAVKEHFTNMQQDYIDSCEYQSICLQHGVDKPFSQSVLLQFLHDLGLVINFRNLKAFDTQILNPIWLTNGVYRIINSKHIVEHKGIVCESELDSIINDACYQAGNTSDQHFHYPKAKLLYIIRVMQEFELCFPLNQQTYVIPQLLPINEPDSNFTGSIIHFTVEFPELLPDSIFPRLMVKLHDFIKGDLRWRTGMVLYKPIIFKAQARVRIDREEKRINIDAYGAEPRRLLSFIRETLKDIINDFTDLPFEEQVPIPNSNILWSYSELVDLEAMGDEEFSVGKLKKRFSIADLLDGIEEPQMRDQVAQTPVTAFVSYAHKDAKHLGNMLSAFSPLVRLNKLKLWADIHIDAGVEWEPKIMQQLNEADIVLCLVSADFINSDFCYKREFEQALEAHKAGTKIVVPIRLRTCSYQDLALSTLQGIPKNWITSSANEDEAWTEAADMLRIVIETTQQRLKKRTDSAF, encoded by the coding sequence ATGTCAGAAGAAGCCTTGCGGAGAATTCAGGAAGAGAAAAAAGAACGTACTGGAAAATTAGATCTGATTAATTGTGATTTAGCTGAAATACCCCAAGAAATAGGCGAACTACTATGGCTGGAAACATTAAATATTAGTTTTAATCGTAATCTCTATGACTTACTACCATTAAAAAGCCTCTCTCAATTACAAAAACTATATTGCTTTGACACATCAGTAAGTGACCTAACACCTATTCAATGCCTCTCTCAATTACAAGAACTAGATTGCTCTAATACAAAAATCACTGACTTATCACCTATTCAATACCTCTCACAATTAAAAACACTACATTGCTCTAATAATGATATTAGGGATTTAACCCCTATACAAAACCTCTCTCAATTACAAGCACTATACTGCTATAGCACTAAAATCACTGACTTATCACCTATTCAATACCTCTCACAATTAAAAACACTACATTGCTCTAATAATGATATTAGGGATTTAACCCCTATACAAAACCTCTCTCAATTACAAGCACTATACTGCTCTAATAATGACATTAGGGATTTTACTCCTATAAAAAACCTCACGGAACTAAAACTATTTTCTTGCTATAGCACTCAAGTAACAGATTTAAGTGTATTGAAAAATCTAGATCAATTAGCTTATTTGAATATATCTGAAACATCTATTTGTGACCTAAGGCATATTACCCACCTGCTAAAAGAGGATATAACTCTATGCTATAATGCATGTGCAAACTATGAAAAATTAATTAATGTTTCTAACTGTCCCTTAATTACTCCCCCTGTTGAGTTTGCTAAGGAAGGACGTGAATCGGTTTTAGAATACTTTGAGCAAATCGAAACGAATGCACAAAATCTCAATGAGCTAAAAATAATATTCTTAGGTGAAGGCGCAGCAGGTAAAACCTCACTCATCAAACGTATTCGCCAAGAATCCTTTGATCCCAAAGAAAGCCAAACTCACGGCATCAGAATTCAAAAAACCACCTTTCAATTAGAAGATGAAAACATTAACGCTCATCTATGGGATTTTGGTGGTCAAGAAGTCATGCACGCCACCCATCAATTTTTCCTGTCCCAGCGCTGCATCTATGTCCTAGTGCTCGATAGCCGCAAAGATGAAAAAGCCGAATACTGGCTCAAACACGCCAATAGTTTTGGTGGCAACTCTCCGGTATTAATCGTACTCAATAAAATGGATGAAAATCCCTCTTTTGAAGTCAATCGTAAAGTACTCAATGAAAAATATTCCCAAATCAAAGGCTATTTTAAATTATCCTGCAAAAACGATGAAGGCATTACTGAATTTATAAGCGCACTCAAAGACCAAATGAGCCAAGCCCCTGCACGGCGTACTCCCTTTCCAAGTACTTGGCTTGCGGTCAAAGAACACTTTACAAATATGCAGCAGGACTATATTGACTCCTGTGAATATCAAAGTATTTGCCTACAGCATGGTGTAGATAAGCCCTTTAGCCAGTCGGTATTATTACAATTTCTGCATGATCTAGGTTTAGTCATTAATTTTCGTAATTTAAAAGCTTTTGATACTCAAATACTTAACCCTATTTGGCTCACTAATGGCGTTTATCGTATTATTAACTCTAAACACATTGTAGAGCATAAGGGCATAGTGTGCGAAAGCGAGTTGGATAGCATTATTAATGATGCGTGCTATCAAGCAGGCAATACTAGCGACCAGCATTTTCATTATCCCAAAGCAAAATTACTCTATATTATTAGAGTCATGCAGGAATTTGAATTATGTTTTCCTTTAAATCAGCAAACTTACGTTATACCTCAACTATTACCAATTAATGAGCCTGATTCTAATTTTACAGGGTCTATTATTCATTTTACGGTCGAGTTTCCTGAGTTATTGCCCGATAGTATTTTCCCGCGCCTCATGGTTAAACTGCACGATTTTATCAAAGGCGATTTACGCTGGCGCACAGGGATGGTGTTATACAAACCAATTATTTTCAAAGCTCAAGCACGAGTGCGTATCGACCGTGAAGAGAAACGGATTAACATTGATGCGTATGGAGCAGAACCACGCCGCTTACTAAGCTTTATTCGTGAAACTTTAAAAGACATTATTAATGACTTCACTGATTTACCTTTTGAAGAACAAGTCCCTATTCCAAATAGTAATATACTTTGGAGCTACTCTGAGTTAGTTGATCTGGAAGCTATGGGCGATGAAGAGTTTAGTGTAGGTAAATTAAAAAAACGTTTTTCTATTGCTGATCTACTAGATGGGATTGAAGAGCCACAAATGCGCGATCAAGTCGCTCAAACGCCCGTGACTGCTTTTGTTTCTTATGCTCATAAAGATGCTAAGCATTTAGGTAATATGCTCTCCGCTTTTTCTCCTCTAGTACGTTTAAACAAACTAAAACTATGGGCAGATATTCACATCGATGCAGGGGTTGAATGGGAACCTAAAATCATGCAGCAATTAAACGAGGCTGATATTGTGCTGTGCTTAGTGAGTGCGGATTTTATTAACTCCGATTTTTGCTATAAACGGGAGTTTGAACAAGCCTTAGAAGCTCATAAGGCGGGCACTAAAATAGTGGTTCCCATTCGCTTACGCACTTGTAGCTATCAAGATTTAGCATTGTCAACCTTACAAGGGATACCAAAAAACTGGATTACTTCGAGTGCCAATGAGGATGAAGCATGGACAGAAGCAGCAGATATGTTAA